The following coding sequences lie in one Mesorhizobium sp. DCY119 genomic window:
- the rpsN gene encoding 30S ribosomal protein S14, with amino-acid sequence MAKTSSVEKNNRRRKLVEQSAAKRKALKATIMDKSLPIEDRFRAQLKLAAMPRNTSKTRIRNRCEITGRPRAYYRKLKMSRIALRELGSLGAVPGLVKSSW; translated from the coding sequence ATGGCAAAGACCAGCTCAGTCGAGAAAAACAACAGGCGTCGTAAGCTTGTCGAGCAGAGCGCTGCAAAGCGTAAGGCTCTCAAGGCGACGATCATGGACAAGAGCCTTCCGATCGAAGATCGTTTCCGGGCGCAGCTGAAGCTTGCGGCAATGCCGCGCAACACGTCCAAGACCCGCATTCGCAACCGTTGCGAGATCACCGGCCGTCCGCGCGCCTATTATCGCAAACTGAAGATGTCGCGTATTGCATTGCGCGAACTTGGCTCGCTGGGCGCTGTCCCGGGCCTGGTCAAGTCGAGCTGGTAA
- the rpsH gene encoding 30S ribosomal protein S8 codes for MSLSDPLGDMLTRIRNAYGRKKSKVSTPASRLRARVLDVLKAEGYIRDYSQVDYDNGKSEIEIELKYFDGAPVIREIARVSKPGRRVYVSVKSIPQVANGLGISILSTPKGVMADHEAREQNVGGEILCQIF; via the coding sequence ATGTCACTAAGTGATCCTCTCGGCGATATGCTGACCCGCATCCGCAACGCCTATGGCCGTAAGAAGTCGAAGGTTTCGACGCCGGCCTCGCGTCTGCGTGCCCGTGTCCTCGACGTTCTGAAGGCGGAAGGCTACATCCGCGACTACAGCCAGGTCGACTATGACAATGGCAAGTCGGAAATCGAGATCGAACTGAAGTATTTCGACGGCGCACCGGTGATCCGTGAGATCGCCCGCGTGTCGAAGCCCGGCCGCCGCGTTTACGTGTCGGTCAAGTCGATCCCGCAGGTGGCCAACGGCCTCGGCATTTCGATCCTGTCGACGCCGAAGGGCGTGATGGCGGACCATGAAGCGCGCGAACAGAATGTCGGCGGGGAAATCCTCTGCCAGATATTCTGA
- the rplF gene encoding 50S ribosomal protein L6, producing the protein MSRIGKKPVPLPQGVTASVDGQTVTAKGPKGELKFVVNDEVLVKFEDGQIAVQPRDQSKVARSKWGMSRTQIVNILNGVKDGFEKKLEISGVGYRAALQGKNLQLALGFSHDVVYQTPEGITITVPKPTEIVVTGIDKQAVGQVAAEIRKYREPEPYKGKGVKYAGEKIVRKEGKKK; encoded by the coding sequence ATGTCTCGTATTGGCAAGAAACCCGTTCCGTTGCCCCAGGGCGTGACCGCTTCCGTCGACGGCCAGACCGTCACGGCAAAGGGCCCCAAGGGCGAACTGAAGTTCGTGGTCAACGACGAAGTGCTGGTCAAGTTCGAGGACGGCCAGATCGCCGTTCAGCCGCGCGACCAGTCGAAGGTCGCCCGCTCCAAGTGGGGCATGTCGCGCACGCAGATCGTCAACATCCTCAACGGTGTTAAGGATGGCTTCGAGAAGAAGCTCGAGATCAGCGGCGTCGGCTATCGTGCGGCCCTGCAGGGCAAGAACCTGCAGCTCGCGCTCGGCTTCAGCCATGACGTGGTCTACCAGACGCCGGAAGGCATCACGATTACCGTGCCGAAGCCGACCGAAATCGTCGTCACCGGCATCGACAAGCAGGCGGTTGGCCAGGTTGCGGCCGAGATTCGCAAGTATCGCGAACCTGAGCCCTACAAGGGCAAGGGCGTGAAATATGCTGGCGAGAAGATCGTCCGCAAAGAAGGCAAGAAGAAGTAA
- the rplR gene encoding 50S ribosomal protein L18 has product MASKETTQRRAARVRRQIKKVSGDRLRLSVYRSSKNIHAQIIDDSKGHTVAAASTLEKDIKGSLKTGADVAAAAAVGKLLAERASKAGVKEVVFDRGPYIYHGRVKALAEAAREAGLSF; this is encoded by the coding sequence ATGGCTTCCAAGGAAACCACCCAGCGCCGCGCCGCGCGCGTTCGCCGTCAGATCAAGAAGGTCTCCGGCGACCGTCTGCGTCTGTCGGTCTACCGCTCGTCGAAGAACATCCATGCGCAGATCATCGACGATTCGAAGGGCCACACGGTTGCTGCCGCTTCGACCCTCGAAAAGGACATCAAGGGCTCGCTGAAGACCGGCGCCGATGTCGCCGCTGCTGCCGCCGTCGGCAAGCTGCTTGCCGAACGCGCCTCCAAGGCCGGCGTCAAGGAAGTCGTCTTCGACCGTGGCCCGTACATCTATCACGGCCGCGTCAAGGCGCTTGCCGAAGCCGCCCGCGAGGCCGGCCTGAGCTTCTGA
- the rpsE gene encoding 30S ribosomal protein S5 yields the protein MAQERRDDRNRGGRDREERDSEFVDKLVHINRVAKVVKGGRRFGFAALVVVGDQKGRVGFGHGKAREVPEAIRKATESAKRDLIFVPLRSGRTLHHDVEGRHGAGRVLLRSAKAGTGIIAGGPMRAVFETLGMHDVVAKSMGSSNPYNMVRATFDALKNQMHPKDVAAQRGIKYSTLQARRGSAVAAEE from the coding sequence ATGGCACAAGAACGTAGGGATGACCGCAACCGCGGCGGTCGTGACCGTGAAGAGCGCGACAGCGAATTTGTCGACAAGCTCGTCCACATCAACCGCGTCGCCAAGGTCGTCAAGGGCGGCCGGCGCTTCGGTTTTGCGGCACTCGTCGTCGTCGGCGACCAGAAGGGCCGCGTCGGCTTTGGTCACGGCAAGGCGCGCGAAGTGCCTGAGGCTATCCGCAAGGCAACCGAATCGGCAAAGCGCGACCTGATTTTCGTGCCGCTGCGTTCGGGCCGTACGCTTCACCACGACGTCGAAGGCCGCCATGGTGCTGGCCGCGTCCTGCTGCGCTCCGCCAAGGCTGGTACCGGTATCATCGCCGGTGGTCCGATGCGCGCCGTTTTCGAGACGCTCGGCATGCATGACGTCGTCGCCAAGTCGATGGGTTCGTCGAACCCGTACAACATGGTGCGCGCGACGTTCGATGCGCTGAAGAACCAGATGCATCCCAAGGATGTGGCTGCTCAGCGCGGCATCAAGTATTCGACCCTTCAGGCGCGTCGCGGCTCTGCCGTCGCCGCCGAAGAATAG
- the rpmD gene encoding 50S ribosomal protein L30 yields the protein MAKKATKTITVEQIGSPIRRPKEQRATLVGLGLNKMHRQRTLEDTPSVRGMIAAVQHLVRVVDEK from the coding sequence ATGGCTAAGAAAGCTACCAAGACGATCACGGTCGAGCAGATCGGCAGCCCGATCCGCCGCCCGAAGGAACAGCGCGCAACGCTGGTCGGCCTCGGCCTCAACAAGATGCATCGCCAGCGTACCCTCGAGGATACCCCCTCGGTGCGTGGCATGATCGCCGCAGTGCAGCATCTCGTCCGCGTCGTGGACGAGAAATAA
- the rplO gene encoding 50S ribosomal protein L15, whose protein sequence is MKLNELRDKDGATHSKKRLGRGIGSGSGKTGGRGVKGQKARSGVAINGFEGGQMPLYRRLPKRGFNNIFAKSFATVSLARIQTAIDAKKLDAKETITADVLVKAGVIRRAKDGVRLLSDGELKSKVSFDLAGASKAAIEKVEKAGGSVKVPVKAAEAE, encoded by the coding sequence ATGAAACTCAACGAACTGCGTGACAAGGACGGCGCAACCCATTCGAAGAAGCGTCTCGGACGCGGCATCGGCTCGGGTTCGGGCAAGACCGGCGGTCGCGGCGTGAAGGGTCAGAAGGCTCGTTCGGGCGTCGCCATCAACGGCTTCGAGGGTGGTCAGATGCCGCTTTACCGGCGTCTGCCGAAGCGCGGCTTCAACAACATCTTCGCAAAGAGCTTTGCGACGGTGTCGCTGGCCCGCATCCAGACTGCGATCGATGCCAAGAAGCTCGATGCCAAGGAAACCATTACGGCCGACGTGCTGGTCAAGGCCGGCGTTATCCGCCGCGCCAAGGACGGCGTGCGCCTGCTCAGCGATGGTGAACTGAAGAGCAAGGTCTCCTTCGATCTCGCCGGCGCCTCCAAGGCTGCCATCGAGAAGGTCGAAAAGGCCGGTGGCTCGGTGAAGGTGCCTGTAAAGGCAGCCGAGGCTGAGTAA
- the secY gene encoding preprotein translocase subunit SecY yields MASAAEQLASNLNFAAFAKAEDLKKRIWFTLGALLVYRLGTYIPLPGINPDAFAQAFNSQSGGVLGMFNMFAGGAVSRMAIFALGIMPYISASIIMQLMTSVIPSLEALKKEGEQGRKVINQYTRYGTVLLALVQAYGISVGLEGGNGIVADPGLFFRASTVITLVGGTMFLMWLGEQITARGIGNGISLIIFAGIVAGLPHAISGTLELGRTGALSTGLILAIIILAIVVIALIVFFERAQRRLLIQYPKRQVGNRMFQGDTSHLPLKLNTAGVIPPIFASSLLLLPATVAGFSATTNMPAWASTILAALGHGQPLYMAFYAAMIVFFAFFYTAIVFNPKDTADQLKKHSGFIPGYRPGERTAEYIDYVLTRITVIGAVYLVLVCLLPEFLISATGVPFYLGGTSLLIVVSVTLDTVAQIQGHLIAHQYEGLIKKSKLRGGKRTK; encoded by the coding sequence ATGGCATCGGCTGCTGAACAACTTGCATCGAACCTGAATTTCGCAGCCTTCGCCAAGGCCGAGGATCTCAAGAAACGCATCTGGTTTACCCTGGGCGCGTTGCTGGTCTACCGGCTCGGCACCTACATTCCGCTTCCCGGAATCAATCCCGACGCATTCGCCCAGGCGTTCAATTCGCAGTCCGGCGGCGTTCTTGGCATGTTCAACATGTTTGCCGGTGGCGCAGTCAGCCGCATGGCGATCTTTGCGCTCGGCATCATGCCGTATATTTCCGCCTCCATCATCATGCAGCTCATGACGTCGGTCATTCCGTCGCTCGAAGCGCTGAAGAAGGAAGGCGAGCAGGGCCGCAAGGTCATCAATCAGTACACCCGCTACGGCACCGTGCTTCTCGCTCTCGTCCAGGCCTATGGTATTTCGGTCGGACTTGAGGGCGGCAACGGCATCGTCGCCGATCCGGGCCTGTTCTTCCGCGCCTCGACCGTCATTACGCTGGTCGGCGGCACCATGTTCCTGATGTGGCTCGGCGAGCAGATCACCGCGCGCGGCATCGGCAACGGCATTTCGCTCATCATCTTCGCCGGCATCGTCGCAGGCCTTCCGCATGCCATCAGCGGTACGCTGGAACTTGGCCGCACCGGCGCTCTGTCGACCGGCCTGATTCTGGCGATCATCATTCTGGCTATCGTCGTCATCGCGCTGATCGTCTTCTTCGAGCGTGCCCAGCGCCGCCTGCTGATCCAATATCCGAAGCGCCAGGTCGGGAATCGTATGTTCCAGGGCGATACGTCGCACCTGCCGCTGAAGCTCAACACGGCCGGCGTTATTCCGCCGATCTTCGCCTCGTCGCTGCTGCTCCTGCCGGCGACGGTTGCAGGCTTCTCGGCCACGACCAACATGCCTGCCTGGGCAAGCACGATCCTGGCCGCTCTTGGACACGGACAGCCGCTTTACATGGCTTTCTATGCCGCAATGATCGTGTTTTTCGCCTTTTTCTACACCGCGATCGTCTTCAATCCGAAGGATACGGCCGACCAGCTCAAGAAGCATTCCGGCTTCATTCCGGGCTATCGCCCAGGCGAGCGCACGGCTGAATATATCGACTACGTGCTGACCCGCATCACGGTCATCGGCGCCGTCTACCTCGTGCTTGTCTGCCTATTGCCCGAATTCCTGATTTCGGCCACTGGCGTTCCATTCTATCTTGGTGGAACATCGCTGCTCATCGTCGTCAGCGTCACGCTCGACACGGTTGCGCAGATCCAGGGTCATTTGATCGCCCATCAGTACGAAGGGCTGATCAAGAAATCCAAGCTTCGGGGAGGGAAGAGAACTAAATGA
- a CDS encoding adenylate kinase, which yields MRLILLGPPGAGKGTQAQRLVEKHGIPQLSTGDMLRAAVQAGTEVGKRAKAVMDAGELVSDAIVNAIVAERIDQADCATGFILDGYPRTLAQADAVQSMLSDRGLALNAVIELVVDDKALVGRIVKRAEDAKAAGQPVRKDDNPEVFEERLREYYKKTAPLIGYYYAKGMLKSVDGMAEVETVTSQIESILSETVKRNKVSQPVD from the coding sequence ATGAGGTTGATATTGCTTGGGCCGCCGGGAGCGGGCAAGGGGACACAGGCACAGAGGCTGGTCGAGAAGCACGGCATACCTCAACTTTCCACTGGCGATATGCTGCGAGCAGCAGTGCAGGCCGGCACCGAAGTCGGCAAGCGCGCCAAGGCTGTGATGGATGCCGGCGAACTCGTCTCCGACGCGATCGTCAACGCAATCGTCGCCGAGCGTATCGATCAGGCCGATTGCGCAACAGGTTTCATTCTCGACGGCTATCCGCGCACGCTGGCTCAGGCCGATGCGGTTCAGTCGATGCTGTCGGATCGTGGCCTGGCGCTGAATGCGGTGATCGAGCTTGTCGTCGACGACAAGGCGTTGGTCGGCCGCATTGTAAAGCGCGCTGAAGATGCCAAGGCCGCCGGCCAGCCGGTGCGCAAGGACGACAACCCGGAAGTGTTCGAAGAGCGCCTGCGGGAATATTACAAGAAGACAGCACCGCTCATTGGCTACTATTATGCCAAGGGCATGCTGAAGTCGGTCGACGGCATGGCGGAAGTCGAAACCGTCACTTCGCAGATCGAATCTATCCTTTCCGAAACGGTGAAGAGAAATAAAGTCAGTCAACCTGTTGACTGA
- the rpsM gene encoding 30S ribosomal protein S13, translated as MARIAGVNIPTNKRVIIALQYIHGIGKKFAAEIVEKVGIPAERRVNQLTDAEVLAIRETIDRDYQVEGDLRREVSMNIKRLMDLGCYRGLRHRRSLPVRGQRTHTNARTRKGPAKAIAGKKK; from the coding sequence ATGGCCCGTATAGCTGGCGTCAATATTCCGACCAACAAGCGCGTGATCATTGCGCTGCAGTACATCCACGGCATCGGCAAGAAGTTCGCCGCCGAGATCGTCGAGAAGGTCGGCATCCCGGCCGAGCGCCGCGTCAATCAGCTCACCGATGCTGAGGTTCTGGCGATCCGCGAAACCATCGACCGCGACTATCAGGTCGAGGGCGATCTGCGCCGCGAAGTTTCGATGAACATCAAGCGCCTGATGGACCTCGGCTGCTACCGCGGCCTGCGCCATCGCCGTTCTCTTCCGGTTCGTGGCCAGCGCACGCATACCAATGCGCGCACCCGCAAGGGTCCGGCCAAGGCAATTGCCGGCAAGAAGAAGTAA
- the rpsK gene encoding 30S ribosomal protein S11 — translation MAKEAARVRRRERKNISSGVAHVNSTFNNTMITITDAQGNTIAWSSAGAQGFKGSRKSTPFAAQMAAEDVAKKAQEHGMRMLEVEVCGPGSGRESALRALQAGGFTITSIRDVTPIPHNGCRPRKKRRV, via the coding sequence ATGGCCAAGGAAGCCGCACGAGTTCGCCGCCGCGAACGCAAGAATATCTCGTCGGGTGTCGCTCACGTCAACTCGACCTTCAACAACACGATGATCACCATCACCGACGCGCAGGGCAACACCATTGCCTGGTCGTCGGCCGGTGCTCAGGGCTTCAAGGGCTCGCGCAAGTCTACGCCGTTCGCCGCCCAGATGGCTGCCGAAGACGTCGCCAAGAAGGCGCAGGAACACGGCATGCGCATGCTCGAAGTCGAAGTCTGCGGCCCGGGTTCGGGTCGTGAATCGGCTCTTCGCGCGCTGCAGGCCGGCGGCTTCACCATCACCTCGATCCGTGATGTGACGCCGATCCCGCACAATGGCTGCCGCCCGCGCAAGAAGCGTCGCGTCTAG
- a CDS encoding DNA-directed RNA polymerase subunit alpha: protein MIQKNWQELIKPNKIEFSSKKKTLTTLVAEPLERGFGLTLGNALRRVLLSSLRGAAVTAVQIDGVLHEFSSIAGVREDVTDIVLNIKEIAIRMEGDGPKRMVVRKQGPGAVLAGDIQTVGDVEILNPDHVICTLDEGAEIRMEFTVDTGKGYVPADRNRAEDAPIGLIPVDSLYSPVKKVSYKVENTREGQVLDYDKLTMTIETNGSVTGEDAVAFAARILQDQLGLFVNFDEPQKEVAAEQVTELAFNPALLKKVDELELSVRSANCLKNDNIVYIGDLIQKTEAEMLRTPNFGRKSLNEIKEVLAAMGLHLGMEVADWPPENIEDLAKRYEDQY from the coding sequence ATGATCCAGAAAAATTGGCAGGAACTGATCAAGCCGAACAAGATCGAGTTCTCGTCGAAGAAAAAGACTTTGACCACTCTGGTTGCAGAGCCGCTCGAGCGGGGCTTTGGCCTGACGCTCGGTAACGCGCTGCGTCGCGTGCTTCTGTCGTCGCTGCGTGGCGCTGCCGTCACTGCAGTGCAGATCGACGGCGTCCTGCACGAGTTCTCCTCGATCGCCGGTGTGCGCGAGGACGTGACCGACATCGTGCTCAACATCAAGGAAATCGCCATCCGCATGGAAGGCGATGGCCCCAAGCGCATGGTTGTGCGCAAGCAGGGTCCGGGCGCTGTTCTGGCTGGCGACATCCAGACCGTGGGCGACGTCGAGATCCTCAACCCCGACCACGTCATCTGCACGCTGGACGAAGGCGCTGAAATCCGCATGGAATTCACCGTCGACACCGGCAAGGGTTACGTGCCGGCAGACCGCAACCGCGCCGAAGACGCGCCGATCGGCCTCATTCCGGTCGACAGCCTGTACTCGCCGGTCAAGAAGGTCTCCTACAAGGTCGAGAACACCCGCGAGGGCCAGGTTCTCGACTATGACAAGCTGACCATGACGATCGAGACCAACGGCTCGGTTACCGGCGAAGATGCCGTGGCTTTCGCTGCACGCATCCTGCAGGACCAGCTTGGCCTGTTCGTCAACTTCGACGAGCCGCAGAAGGAAGTTGCCGCCGAGCAGGTTACCGAACTGGCGTTCAACCCGGCGCTGCTCAAGAAGGTCGACGAACTCGAGCTTTCGGTGCGTTCGGCCAACTGCCTGAAGAACGACAACATCGTCTATATCGGCGACCTGATCCAGAAGACCGAAGCCGAGATGCTGCGCACCCCGAACTTCGGCCGCAAGTCGCTGAACGAGATCAAGGAAGTTCTGGCCGCGATGGGTCTCCATCTCGGCATGGAAGTGGCCGACTGGCCGCCAGAGAACATCGAAGATCTCGCCAAGCGTTACGAAGATCAGTATTGA
- the rplQ gene encoding 50S ribosomal protein L17, whose translation MRHGFAGRRLGRSSSHRQAMFANLAVSLIEHEQITTTLPKAKDLRPIVEKLVTLGKRGDLHARRQVIAQIGNEAVVKRLFDTLAPRYATRNGGYLRIMKAGFRHGDNAAMAVIEFVDRDTSAKGAGDRARVEAEEANSESEAA comes from the coding sequence ATGCGCCATGGATTCGCCGGACGCCGGCTGGGCCGCAGCTCAAGCCACCGCCAAGCGATGTTTGCCAATCTGGCAGTTTCGCTGATCGAGCATGAGCAGATTACAACGACGCTTCCCAAGGCGAAGGACCTGCGTCCTATCGTCGAGAAGCTGGTGACACTGGGCAAGCGCGGCGACCTGCACGCTCGCCGTCAGGTCATCGCACAGATCGGCAACGAAGCCGTCGTCAAGCGTCTCTTCGACACGCTTGCGCCGCGCTATGCCACCCGCAACGGCGGCTATCTGCGCATCATGAAGGCTGGCTTCCGCCACGGCGACAACGCCGCGATGGCAGTGATCGAGTTCGTCGATCGCGACACCTCGGCCAAGGGTGCAGGCGACCGCGCCCGCGTCGAGGCTGAAGAAGCCAATTCGGAATCCGAAGCCGCATAA
- a CDS encoding ankyrin repeat domain-containing protein: MLLEAAAAGQADEVRTLLAEGAKIDGRDRAARTPLLLATHANHVDVAKALIEAGADVNAKDVIKDTPLLYAGAEGRNEILKAILASGKANLKDTNRYGGVALIPASHHGYPETVRILLETDIDIDHVNNLGWTALLEAVILGDGGPIYQEIVGLLVDAGAKGIPDRDGKTPLDHARASGFQEIAARIEAGPRK; encoded by the coding sequence ATGCTTTTGGAAGCTGCCGCTGCCGGCCAGGCCGATGAAGTACGCACACTTCTGGCGGAGGGCGCAAAGATCGATGGACGGGATCGTGCTGCGCGGACGCCTCTGTTGCTGGCAACACATGCAAACCACGTCGATGTCGCCAAGGCGCTCATCGAAGCAGGTGCGGATGTGAACGCCAAGGACGTCATCAAGGACACGCCGTTGCTCTATGCGGGTGCGGAAGGTCGCAATGAAATCCTGAAGGCGATACTTGCAAGCGGAAAGGCCAACCTGAAGGACACCAACCGCTACGGCGGCGTCGCCCTTATTCCGGCATCGCACCATGGCTATCCGGAAACAGTGCGCATTCTGCTCGAAACCGACATCGACATCGACCACGTCAACAATCTCGGCTGGACGGCGCTGCTGGAGGCGGTGATCCTCGGCGACGGCGGCCCTATATATCAGGAGATCGTCGGTCTGCTGGTTGATGCCGGCGCAAAAGGCATTCCCGATCGCGACGGAAAGACGCCGCTCGATCATGCGCGTGCGAGCGGTTTTCAGGAAATAGCGGCAAGGATTGAAGCTGGTCCGCGTAAATAA
- a CDS encoding DegQ family serine endoprotease translates to MVAKRLPLALIATWLSVASAFGVGTVMAQEAPAPQAAPAPQAEPAPAQPPAAQAPETKQPEQPGLKEVLNELLKSVEEPAPPPAPQGRRLPFGRPEIQLSFAPLVKDTAPAVVNVYASQQVRVRSPFAGDPFFEQFFGGQFGGQAPQRMQSSLGSGVLVDPSGIVVTNNHVINNADEVKVATSDGREFTSKVLLKDESLDLAVLKIDDSKPFPSIPIGDSDALEIGDLVLAIGNPFGVGQTTTSGIVSALARSHIGVSDFGFFIQTDAAINPGNSGGGLINMTGQLVGINTAIYSRSGGSIGIGFAIPSNMVRAVVESAKQGRDYFERPFIGAAFEPVTAAIAESLGMPKPTGALVSSVIPDGPAAKAGLKPGDVVLSLNGVAIEHVDALGYRLATIAIDAPAKLSVLSQGAEKTVDITPVRPPADATPAQVTIGGRSPFSGTKVASLSPRLAQQLGLRAETTGVSVVDIDRNSPAARFGLQPRDIIREVNGEVIDTPQKLKQVAEQDARWWRFTIERDGQLLRQMLRY, encoded by the coding sequence ATGGTCGCCAAAAGATTGCCGCTCGCCCTGATTGCCACCTGGCTGTCCGTTGCTTCCGCGTTCGGAGTCGGGACTGTCATGGCGCAGGAAGCACCGGCCCCGCAGGCTGCCCCTGCGCCGCAGGCAGAGCCCGCGCCGGCGCAACCGCCGGCAGCCCAGGCGCCCGAGACAAAGCAGCCGGAGCAGCCGGGCCTGAAGGAAGTGCTGAATGAGCTTCTGAAGAGCGTGGAGGAGCCGGCACCGCCGCCTGCACCGCAAGGACGCCGGCTGCCGTTCGGCCGCCCCGAAATCCAGCTTTCCTTCGCGCCGCTGGTCAAGGACACCGCGCCGGCCGTGGTCAATGTCTATGCCTCGCAGCAGGTACGTGTGCGCTCGCCCTTCGCCGGCGACCCGTTCTTCGAACAGTTCTTTGGCGGCCAGTTTGGCGGTCAGGCGCCTCAGCGCATGCAGTCTTCGCTGGGCTCGGGCGTTCTGGTCGATCCGAGCGGTATAGTGGTCACCAACAACCACGTCATCAACAACGCCGACGAGGTCAAGGTCGCGACATCCGACGGCCGCGAATTCACCAGCAAGGTGCTGCTCAAGGACGAGTCGCTCGATCTTGCCGTGTTGAAGATTGACGACAGCAAGCCCTTCCCATCCATTCCGATCGGCGATTCCGATGCACTGGAAATCGGCGATCTGGTGCTCGCCATCGGCAACCCGTTCGGCGTCGGCCAGACCACGACCAGCGGCATCGTTTCGGCGCTGGCCCGCTCGCACATCGGCGTGTCGGATTTCGGCTTCTTCATCCAGACCGATGCCGCCATCAATCCCGGCAATTCGGGCGGCGGGCTCATCAACATGACCGGCCAGCTTGTCGGCATCAACACCGCCATCTACAGCCGCAGCGGCGGCTCGATCGGCATCGGCTTTGCCATTCCCTCCAACATGGTGCGGGCGGTCGTCGAATCGGCCAAGCAGGGCAGGGACTATTTCGAGCGGCCCTTCATTGGTGCTGCCTTCGAGCCGGTCACGGCAGCGATTGCCGAGTCGCTCGGCATGCCCAAGCCGACCGGCGCGCTCGTTTCCTCGGTGATCCCCGATGGGCCTGCCGCCAAGGCCGGCCTGAAGCCTGGTGACGTGGTTCTGTCGCTCAATGGTGTTGCCATCGAGCATGTCGATGCGCTGGGCTATCGCCTCGCGACGATCGCCATCGACGCTCCCGCCAAGCTCAGCGTTCTGAGCCAGGGTGCCGAAAAGACAGTGGATATCACGCCCGTGCGGCCACCGGCAGACGCGACGCCGGCGCAGGTCACCATTGGTGGCCGCAGTCCTTTTTCGGGCACCAAGGTAGCTTCGCTATCGCCGCGGCTGGCACAGCAGCTCGGCCTTCGCGCTGAAACGACGGGGGTCTCGGTCGTTGATATCGACCGCAATTCGCCGGCAGCGCGTTTCGGCCTGCAGCCGCGCGATATCATCCGCGAGGTCAATGGCGAGGTCATAGACACGCCGCAGAAGCTGAAGCAGGTCGCGGAGCAGGACGCGCGCTGGTGGCGTTTCACGATCGAGCGTGACGGGCAGCTGCTGCGCCAGATGCTGCGTTACTGA